The Impatiens glandulifera chromosome 3, dImpGla2.1, whole genome shotgun sequence genome contains a region encoding:
- the LOC124928569 gene encoding uncharacterized protein LOC124928569 — protein sequence MGIRNEFLLFVLVVSMLELGLANKNFTGSPEFWGPGFNHTDGWFQGHLNATRGPRKIIVGGSNKWGFGFNYTDWALKNGPFYIGDSLVFKFDPPTSDPNSHPHSVYLIRTYRSFMNCDLKKAKKIAGSLDGAGQGFTFRLRTWRPHYFACGEKNGLHCNMGLMKFPIFPLISRWY from the exons ATGGGTATAAGAAATGAATTTCTCCTTTTTGTGTTGGTTGTTTCAATGTTAGAACTCGGGTTGGCTAATAAGAACTTCACTGGCTCACCCGAATTTTGGGGACCCGGATTCAACCACACCGATGGTTGGTTTCAAGGCCACTTGAATGCGACCCGTGGCCCTAGAAAAATCATTGTTGGCGGCTCTAACAAATGGGGTTTTGGGTTCAACTACACCGATTGGGCACTAAAGAATGGACCATTTTACATAGGGGACTCTTTAG TATTCAAATTTGATCCTCCTACAAGCGACCCGAACTCGCATCCTCATAGCGTATACTTGATACGAACATACCGGAGCTTTATGAATTGCGACTTGAAAAAGGCTAAGAAAATTGCTGGGAGTTTAGATGGAGCTGGTCAAGGGTTTACATTTAGACTTAGGACATGGAGGCCACATTATTTTGCATGTGGGGAGAAAAATGGACTACATTGCAATATGGGTTTGATGAAATTTCCCATATTTCCTCTCATTTCGCGGTGGTATTAG